Part of the Acaryochloris thomasi RCC1774 genome, CTCTAAATGCTTGCCTAGACCAAATTAGCGATCGCTTTGCTTCCAAAGCTGATCTCGATGCCGTTAAAGCGCTACAGGATGAGTTTGCTGCTGAACTAGCTACTCTCCGAGGCCGCGTTGATGGTCTTGAGGCCCGCGTCGATACTGTTGAAGCACAGCAATTTTCAACCACTACCAAACTTCAGGGTGAAGCCGTCTTGGCTGCTCAGTTTGGCGATGTCATCGACGGTGTTGACCCCTTCAACAACTCACGAGCTTCTGCCCTGTCACGAGTTCGTCTCAACTTCAACACTAGTTTTTCTGGTGATGACCTCTTACAAACACAGTTAGAAGTCGGTAACGGCGGTCAAGACTTCTTCACCGCCGCTGGTCTGAATGGTAACCCTGCATTGCCCGCCAACGGTCTAGGTGGACAAATCGACCTAGGTGCCGCTGACTTTGCTGGCATTGGCACTAACGTCACTTTGCGGCGCTTGGCTTACTCCTTTAAGCCGATTGGAGACGACCTCACTGTGACAGTGGGTACCAACATCTTCCCCAGTGACTTCATCGACTTCAACAGCTACGCCAACAACTCAGCTCAAGATTTCGCCTCTGGCTTCTTCATTAACAACCCGTTGATTATCAACGACGGCGTTGATTTGAATGGTGGTGCGGGTGCAGCCTTTGACTACAACTTCAACGGCGGACCTCTGAGCGTTCGTGGTGTGTATGTTGCCGCTGATGGCGACCAGGCAACCGGTGTCGGTGGCGGCGGATTAGGCTTCGGCGATCACCAAGCCTCTGCTGAAGTTGAGTTCGCGAATGCCTTTGGCGCTGATGGTGCCAACAGCTATGCAATTCGTCTACAGGGTACTTTCTCTGAAGTCAACAGCATTCAGCAGCAGGTCGCTGGTGTGAACGCTGAAGTGAGCTTTGGCCGCATCGGCCTCTTTGGCCGCTACGGTATCTCCATCGATCCTCAGAATGAGGCCGTTGCTGTTAACCAAGATCTGTTCGGTGGCGACAACCTCGTTCAGTCTTATCAGGTTGGTGCGGGTGTCAAAGATTTACTCATCCCTGGTTCCTTGCTAGCTGCCGCCTTCGGTCAGCCTTTCCTTGACCCTAGTGTTGCAAACGGTGGCTCACCATTCACTCAATTCAACGTTGAGAGCTTCTACCGCGTGCCTGTTAACGATAATATTTCTATCACTCCTTCAGTGCAGTACATCGGCAACCCCGGTGGCGTCACTGGTGCGGATATCATTCAGGGCTTAGTTCGAGCTACCTTCTCTTTCTAAAACCTCAATGTGATCTTCAGTTGATGTTCAACTGACGTTCAATAGAAAAAGCGCTTCCACTCCGTTGGAAGCGCTTTTTCTATAGGTTAGTGGCTGGATGACGATTGTTACACAGCGATGAGCTAGATCCCCCCCAGCCCCCCTTGAAAAAGGGGGAGAATATAAGCCAGATAGTAGATTTCAAGCCTTGTGGGTAAGGGATAGCCTTATCGATAGACTGGGCTGGGGCAAATGAATTCTTTTTGACAACAGCAGCAGGTTAAACTGTCCAGGCAGATGAGGAGAGAAGGATGACCTCAGCAGAATCGGAAAGGCGATCCAGTACGCTAGTGCCAGGAAGACTTTGGAATCAGATTGTTTATCGAACTCAGCAGGCGATAACCTGTGGGGCACTGCAGTCTATTTCCACCACTACTGAAAGAATTGAGCAGCAGGGTCTAAATTTTATTGTTCGGGTGTCCGATAACATTGCTCGTAAAGTGTCGGTCGCCAAAAAGTCGAAGAACAAGCGTAATCCTTTTTTGCCCTACGAAGAAGAATTATTTGTTGCGGATGTGTCCTCTACGCATGTGGCACTCTTGAATAAATTCAATGTTGTTGACCATCATCTGCTAATTATTACCCGTCACTTTGAGCCACAAGAGAGCTGGTTAACGCTGCCAGACTTTAAGGCACTGGCGAGCTGTCTCGCCGAAGTGGATGGTCTTGCGTTCTACAACGGAGGTCGGACTGCTGGAGCCAGTCAAGGCCATAAACATCTTCAGATTGTGCCGCTGCCCCTCATCGAGAACGACATCTTCGCGACGCCGCTTGAGGCGCTGACAATGACTCCTTCTATCACTCAAGGGATGCTAGAGTTGCCGTTCTTGCACGGTATTGCGCCCCTGTCTGTGGACTGGACGGCATCATCTCAGGCCGTCGCAACGGAGCTGATACAAAGCTATCGCAGCCTATACGAAGCCGCCGAGTTGTCCGCAGAAGATCATCCCCAGCCCTACAGTCTTCTGGTGACTCGTCGTTGGATGTTGCTGGTTCCCCGATCGCAAGAATCTCACGCTCACATTTCTGTCAATGCTTTGGGGTTTGCCGGTTCGCTGTTTGTTCGAGATTATGACCAGCTTGAGCGGCTTAAGCAGATAGGCCCGATGTCCCTGCTCCAGAAGGTTACATACCCCAGGTAGGTTTTCCCCACTATGAGGGCTGAGTTGAAAACGATATTATAAGGCTGTCGTTGCCGATGCTTTATCCAAAGTCGTCTAGACCTTTATAAAGGATCAGCTACCTTACGGAGATCGCGTTGATGGTCCTTAACACCTACGATTCAGATAAGCGCAGGCTCTTGTCTTCTCTTTGCCACGGGGCTATTTTTTTCAGCCCTCTTGTCCTGTCGGCGGGGATTCCCTTTGCCATTTTGACGGTTTCTGATGACCCGGTCGTCAAAGAAAGCGCTAAGGAATCTCTGAATTATCACTTCAATATCTGGTTCTACGGTCTGATTGCAGGAATTATTAGTTTTTTCTGGTGGACCATTATTTTGCTTCCCCTGATTTGGCTAGTGGCTGCATTCTTGCTGTTTATGACCTGGATTGTGCCGATTGTTGCGATCGCAAGCTGCTGGAGTAATCCTGACGAGAGCTACCGATATCCTTTTATTTTCCGGCTTCTATAAAGAGAGGGCTGTGTTGTTAGCTCTCAGCTTCATCAGTCCAGCCACAGCTTGAGCAGTGGCTCTGGCCGATGACTCGGTCCACAAGCTGCAGTTTCTGCTCGCACTCAGGACATTGCCCCGTGAAAAAAGGGTGGGTCATGACTTGACGAATTTGCTTGAGATATTGATTTTGTTGAGATGACACATACATGGAAGTGCAGGGATCAGAGTAGTTTGTAATCGACAAAATAACAAGTTGGGCAGCCTAACCTTTGCTGATGAGTGAAACTGGGTGAAGGTAAGAGATCCAGTACTGTTTTCCGGTTCACTTCAGCGCTCTTTCTCTAATGTGGCAGATCTATTTTGCCTTTAACCTCTGGGAAACTACGGAACTGAAACAGCTCTTTCTGTGGTAATGGCGATGTCTGTAGCCGCTGTTGTCCTCAGTTGTGACGGGTAAACCGATAAGCTGAAGCTGGGTATGTGAGAGAGGAGTGGAATGCAGGATCGATCTGAGCAGTTCAAGCAACTGCAGGCCCAACTGGCCGAACGCTGGCAGTCGATTGAGGAACTAGAGCAGGAAGATGCCGATATTTTGGTGATTCCTTCTTTTAGTTTGGATCAGCAGGAGCTACAAAAAATTGATGGTTTTTTGCATTATGAAGAGCGACTGCTGTTTTCGCTCATTCGCCTGCGTCATCCACAGACGCGGCTAATTTATGTCACGTCTCAGCCACTGCCGCCGATCGTAATTGATTATTATCTGCAGCTTTTACCCGGCATTCCGTTTTCCCATGCGCGTGATCGCCTGTTACTATTGCCGATTTATGATCAGTCGGCTAAGTCTTTGAGCCAGAAGCTGTTAGATCGGCCGCGTCTACTAGATCGCATTCGTCAGTCTCTTCGGCCTCATCGCTCCTACATGGTTTGCTTCAACTCGACAGAGCTGGAGCGGGAATTATCGCTTCAGCTTGATATTCCACTCCTCGCAGCGAATCCTGATTTGCTGCACTGGGGAACCAAGAGCGGCAGCCGGGAAGCTTTTGCAGACTGCATGGTGCCCCACCCGGATGGCAGTTTGTTGATGCAAACGCCGGAGGATTTGGTGAAGGCGGCAGCGGAATTATGGTCGCGTCAGCCGCACCTGAAACGGATGGTGGTGAAGCTCAATCAGGGATTCTCGGGCGAGGGGAATGCGTTGCTTAACCTCCAGGATGTGCCGCAGTCTGATCTAACGTTTGCCGATCGGCTAGCTATTATTGGCGATCGCATGCCTCAGCTTGCCTTTGAAGCAGAGGGCGAAACTTGGCCCCATTTTTGCGATCGCATCCTGAAGCTCGGCGCAATTGTCGAAGCATTTGTCGAAGGTGAAAATAAACGTTCACCTAGCGTTCAGGGTCGTGTAACCCCTGCTGGCAGCGTCGAGATCTTGTCTACCCACGATCAAATCCTTGGCGGACCCAGTGGACAAATATACCTTGGCTGTCGTTTTCCTGCCGATGCAGCCTATCGCCTCCAGCTTCAAGATCTAGGCCTAAAGATAGGACAGTACCTCGCCCAAAAAGGGGTTTTGGAGCGCTATAGCGTTGATTTCGTTGCAGTGCCCCATCAATCTGACACAGGTGAAACCTGTTGGGATCTGCATGCCATTGAGATCAATCTACGCAAGGGGGGGACCACCCACCCCTTTATGACCCTGAAATTGCTTACCAACGGGACCTATGATCATCAAACGGGTGAATTTTTTGGTCAACAGGGTTTACCAAAATGCTACGTCGCCACCGATAATCTCTGCAAAGATCTCTATCAAGGCTTATTGCCCAACGACCTGATGGATATTATTGCTGACCATCACTTGCATTTTGAAACCGGTAGCGAAACGGGGACCGTCTTTCATCTTATGGGCTGCTTATCCGAGTTTGGCAAGCTAGGTTTAACCAGCATTGGGAATACTCCAGAGCAAGCTGATGCTATATATCGTCAGGTTATTGACGTTTTAGATCTTGAGACCGCCACTCCAGCATTGAATAGTGCGAGGCGATCGCCCACTTTGCCAATTGGCTGGAGCCATTGAACAAAATGCTTCGGAAGCTCGAACACTCTTGATGCTTGACTAAAAATATATAGTGCCATACAGATTGATCAGAACACTGTGATGCCTGAAACCGAGACACGATGTAGCAGAGCTGTCCTAACTCAGCTGAATACTGCCATAGCTCCATTTTGGGGCATATGCCTGGAAAAACAGCAAAATTAGTTCTCCTATGTAAATATACGGGCCAGAGAGAGACTAGATTTCTGGCTCAAAAAAATTTGAATAGAAAACTCAGTAGAACCACTGATAGTTCATCGGTTCTTTTGGTCCATTCTAAATATGGAAAGATTCGTTAATTCAGCCTTTTTACGCTCAATATCTCTTCTCACTAGATTCCCATCTTTAGCTGAGTGAGGTTCACGTAAAAGACGGTAGTTCTAATTGCTGTGCAAGACTCCTTCTACAAGATGAGCTTGCGTCGCAACGGATATTTACTCTCTGAGTCTGAACCTGATCTAACTCCTACCTAAACCGAGGCTAGCGGCTATGTCTTTTTATCAAGCACAAATCTACAAGAATGTAATGGAAGCGCTAGTCGCGGAAGAAATCAAGAGCCAGCTTAATCAAAATCCGGCCTATCGATCTCAGAAAATCAACATCACTGAGGTTGCAACCTACGCTCTTAATCGAGTGCCCCCCCTCTACGCTTCGAGTCAAGAAGGTCTTTATCGCCAGAAACAACGGGCACAGAAAGAATTTGGTCAGCACTTAAAAGCTGCAGTCCACAAAGGCTTAGAAATTGTGACGAGCAAGCCCCTGAGACTCACAACGCCCTTGTTGCCCGAAGAAGATCTAGAGGCCGAAGCACAATTGGCGCGCATGGCTTTAGAAAGACTACCAATGGAAGGTGAACTCTTCTAAGTCTTTCTTGCAACGTGTCTTAACTGCATCTATCGCAATGCAGTCGCTGCTAGCCTCAGCCCTGAAACTGCAGTTTATAGGCTAGTTTGTGATCATGGCCTGCTCGATTCAGCAGCGTCAGCAGATTAGCGTTTAGATGTAGACGAATGATTGAACCCATCAGCCCCTTTGCCCAGATTAAGCAAAAAGCCGCTTCACTATTGCTCTATCAGGCCATTTTACAGACGGGGCCAGGGTTAGCCTTTATCGAATTACTTTCAGCCTTAGAGCAGCAAGAAGTGGGAGGAATCTCCACACAGGAAATCTGTCTGCGTGCCTACTGTGACTGGTACTATGCCGTCGTCAAAGACTATCCTGGATGGCTGAACTACGGTCTTCAACAGATTCTCTGGGCCGAAAATCCCCTAACGCTGCAGATGCAGGCTGCCGATTTGACCCAGCTTCCTTCGGCTTTAATCACCGCAGCTCAGCATGATTTGCGTCTGCTGCAGCAGTTATTTGCAGATCCAGAACAGCAACTTCAGCAAGCACTCGAAAAACAATTGGGGAATCTGGTGCCAATGGTGCCTTGGGGCAATCTTGGCGCTGAAACACCCTTTGAGACGGTGACAGATTGGGCAGAGGCACTGCCCACGCTCGCACAGCACTACCGACGGTACGGTACAGGACTGTTTGCCCAGTATCGAGCTTTTCAGTGGCGAGGGCAGCAGTTAGTGGGGCTAACGGAGCCTGATGCAGTGTCTATGACGCAGTTGGTGGGTTATGAAACCCAGCGCGATCGGCTAGTGCAGAATACAGAGGCGCTACTGGCGGGCAAACCCGCTCTCAATGTTTTGCTTTACGGTAGTCGAGGCTCGGGTAAGTCGGCCCTAATCAAGTCTCTGTTAACGGAGTATGGAGACCGCAATCTGCGACTCATCGAGCTAGGAAAGTCTGATCTGCCATCTTTGCCCCAGATTCTGCACCAGATTCGGTCACGGCCCCAGAAGTTCATTATTTTTGTTGATGATCTGTCCTTTGAGGCCGATGAAAGAATCTACAAAGCCCTCAAGGTTGTCTTAGAAGGGAACCTGACGGCTCGGCCCACCAATGTTGTGGTTTATGCCACCTCAAATCGTCGCCACCTGATTCGGGAATTCTTTGGCGATCGCCCTCGTCCCAGTGATGCTGATGAAATTCATAACTGGGATACGGTGCAGGAAAAACTGTCGCTTTGCGATCGCTTTGGCTTGACCCTCACTTTTGAACCTGCAGACCAAGAGACCTATCTTCAAATTGTCCATCACTTAGCTCAGCAGGCAGACTTGAACTTAGCAAGCGATGATTTAGACTTCCGGGCACTGCAGTGGGCCACCCGCCAAAATGGGCGATCAGGTAGAACCGCCCGCCAATTTGTCGATTTTCTCCAGACGATTGATTTATCATGAAGACCCCTTAGCAACTCGATTGTTCATGCCAAGCTTAGAAGCGTATCCCGGCAAGCCGCGCCCCCTGTGGAAAGTTATCCTTTTTTCGATCACCACTGGCCTTGCCTACTACGGATACTACAAGTGGACTATTCAAGAAGAGCTGCGACAGTATCAGGGAGAAGGCTGGTCTGGGGCGCGGTGTCTCGCCCCCTTTGGCATTGGTGTACTGCTGCCCCAAGCTCTGCGGCTCTGGGATCCAGACGTGCCGGGGTGGTTTGGATGGTTCTCACTTCTGGGAGTTGTGTGGATCTATATTGTGCAGTTTCGGCTTTATCGCACCATCAATAAGCTTTATGCACAGGCTGAGCTACAGCCGCCGTTGCGGATATGGTGGCTGTTCGTTCCGGGCCTAAATTTACTGGTGGGCCTGAGACAAATCCATTTTCTCAGTGAGTACTGGGCCTATGTTGCAAAGGAAGATGTGACCGATCCGATTGCAACTCGTCTCCCATTCTTCTTTGGTCACCCCTGACGGTAGAAACGCTTGGGTGTCCATCCAGCGGAAGATTAGGCATAGAGAACAGATGTCGAAAGAGTGCTGGATTTCTGCTGTTCTTGAGACTGGGTGCTTGCCATTTTCCCGGCCAGACCTAATGCCGTTGTAATGAGAACCGATACGAGCAAAATCTTAAGCCGGTGGTGAGCAATGAAGTCTTGAAGGTTGCCTTTCTTCGGCTCGATAGGATTCAAGTCAGGCTCTTCTTCGATCATCGTACTCTTAAAGTCTGGTTCAGGGGATGATGAGTTGTGTGGCGCATCAGATAAGCCTGTGGAGTCAGCATCTATATCGGCAACCAGTGTCGCGCGACTGTCGACTAAGTTCGACTTTTTGAGGCTGTGAAATTCGATCGATTCTAAGTACTGCGCAAATTCCGCTTCTTCCATGGTCACTGTTAAGTAAGATGCCTGGATTTTGCGGCCTAGGCCGATGATGTCTCCGTTGACAAGCTCGTGCGAATTACAGCGCTGTTGATTAACAAACACGCCGTTGGCACTTGGCTGTCCGTTAGAGTCGCCATCAATGAGGCGATAGCGATAGCGATTCTCTCCGGGAATCGGTAAGCGAAGGAGAATCGCGTGCTTACGAGAGACGGTGACGGTGTCCAGTACGATGGCGTTAGAGGGATCTCGACCAATGGAATAGGCAGCTGCATCTAGTGAAATGGCGCGTCGGTTACCGTTATCGATCACCAGAACATGCCGTTCAGGCGCAATTTTTTTGCTTTTTTTTGCAGTAGAAGACGGAGATACAGTCACGGGATATATACCAAGGGTTCTCTTCTATTGAGGCATTAAAAATTAGGCGTGAGCGTGATGTCGATCACAAGTCACAAGACTCAGCTTTGCTGCAGCCGGATAGGGTTGAGCTAAGAGATATTTCCCAAGGCAGGCATGGATCTTAGCCGTTTTACGATTTTGACTCAATACGGATACTGCGATACCCCGAAGAGATTGGCAAAGATGAGTCTGCCGAGAATGTGAAATAATATATCCGAACTTCTTTTGCCCTGCTTCTACGCTATGCCCAATACGTACACGGTAGAACTTCATCATGACGGTGAGGTGCATACGCTAGCTGTCCCAGAGGACCAAACGATTTTGAGAGCGGCCTATGCTGCAGATGTTGACCTGCCTAGCTCTTGCTGCGCGGGGGTTTGTACAACCTGTGCGGCTTTGATCCTGGGCGATGGCAAGGTTGCCCAAGATGATGCCATGGGTTTGGGACCCGAATTACTGGAAGATGGATATGCGCTGCTCTGTGTGGCGTATCCTCGGTCTGACCTAAAAGTTGAGACAGGTAAGGAAGCTGAGGTTTACGAGCGCCAGTTCGGGCAAACGCAATCTTAGCAATCTGTATCGGGTTCGCAGTAAAAGAATACTTATTGAGTTTGGAGGTCCAATGACCACGCATTTTATTACGGCTGAAGTTGATCTGCAGGCCACTCAAGCGCTACCAGAAGCGATTGAAGCCCAACTCAAGGAGCAGGGAGAGCCTCTCCGATGGGCGGTCACGGCGGTCAAGGACGAGAAGGCCCAAGTTGAAGCGGTTGTTTTAGCTGATTGATTAGCCGACGGACTGAGCAACCGTTCACTGTTGCCCTAGTCGTCCCAACGGGGATTGGGGCTGAGATTGGGGGCTATGCTGGGGATGCCCTACCGGTGGCGCGTGGGATTGCTTCGGTTTGCGATCGCATCATCACCCATCCCAATGTCATGAACGGGGCGCAGCTTTATTGGCCCATCGAAAACGCACTTTACGTCGAAGGCTATGGCCTCGATCAATATGCTGCGGGCAACTGGGGATTGAGACCTGTACGCAGCAACCGCGTGGGCCTAGTACTCGACCAAGGCATTGAACCTGACTTGCGTTTACGCCATCTTCAGGTTGCCGACGCCGCCCGCGCTACTCTAGGGCTACAGTTGACCGATGCAATTCTCACCGATGCGCCCCTCAACGTGACCCTGAAGACAGCGGCTTCGGGAGCAACCTGGGGAACCATTGAAAATCCGGATAGCCTACTGCGGGCGGTGGAGCGATCGATTAATGAACTGGGGGCAGATGCGATCGCCGTGGTCGCTCGCTTCCCCGACGACATTGAAGCCGAAGCACTCCAGAGCTATCGTCAGGGTCAAGGGGTTGACCCTCTTGCGGGTGCAGAAGCCGTCATTAGTCATTTAGTTGTGCGAACCTTTCAAATTCCCTGTGCCCATGCTCCAGCACTAGAGCCATTGCCTGTGGATCCACAGGTGAGTCCGCGTTCAGCAGCGGAGGAACTAGGCTATACGTTTCTGTCATCGGTTCTGGTGGGCCTGAGCCGTGCACCGCAGTTTGTTCAGCAGCGAGGAGCAGCGGACCTGTGGGCGGAAGGATTGGATGCGATCGTGGTACCTGAGACTGCTTGCGGAGGGAGTGCCATACTCAGCCTTAGTCAGAAACCGACTCGCATCATTGCCGTGAACAACCCGACTGCGTTGCAGGTCACGCCAGATGAATTGGGAATTGAAGTGACCAAGGTGCGTTCATATTTAGAAGCGATGGGCGTTTTAGCTGCCCAGCGAGCAGGGCTAGATATCTCAGCCTTGACGCCTGCATTGGGTAAAGTTGCGTGCCTTACCTCGAATAATTAGGTACATAGCGGTATCTTGGCTATCTCCTCCTTTTGAGCTGTAAAACAACGAAATAGACAGCTCTGACGAGATAAAATCCCCATTAAAAGGCATAGGCGGCAATTTCCTGATATTTCCCAATTTTGATAATGTGTTGCTGTCGGCCTCAACGGATGACGAACTCGAGTTCGTATGAGTGCTTAATGCAAGGTGATTTCAGCTCAGAGTCACTTGTCCCAAGGAGACTGCCGCATATATGCAACATTCATACTGAACGCTGTCTTGAAGCATCTTTAAACTGCTTTAGAAACCAGTGATGAATCTCTTCGATTCTGACAACTAGTGGATTCCAGAATTCAATCTATAGACTTTTTGGTAAGTTCTAATTGGCTAGTCACAAAAGTCAAGATCTGCTGACACTAATCGAGGTCTATTAGTATAAATAAACACTTATTCCTCTATGTCCCACTGATATAAAGTGCAAAGGACTTAAGAAAGAAATGGTGATTCTCTGTTTGTTTTGCAGAGCTTTTAATCATTGAACTTGAGCAAAATAAAAATAGAATTTTGTGTCTAGGGTTCCAGCTTAATCTGTGGATTGAGTGTTTGGTCCAAGAGATACAGCCAGCAGGGCCTATATATTGCCTAGTCTGGTTCACGGAGGGATAAAAGCCCGGGAGAAGCCTGTTGACCTTTCATTGAGGTCGCCGGTTTTTTCCGGGCTTTGTTGTAGCTATCAGTATGAATTTTCAATATTTGGAGACAAGTAAATGGAACATACAGTTTTTTCCTGGGGAATTGTTACTTTTCTTTTGGGAACATTAGGCATCGGAGTTTGGGCTTCTAAGCAAATTAAAGGCGATAGCGTCAATTTTTTAGTGGCTGGCCGAGGACTAGCTTTGCCATTGGCTGCTGCTACGCTAATGGCCCAGTCGATTGACTCCAACGCTACCTTGGGGAATACAGACTTATCTGCAGAATTTGGTTTTTGGGCGGGAGCTGCATTACCGATTGGATTATCTTTGTGCTTATTTTTAACGGCAACTTTTTTAGCTAAGCCCATGAATCGCATGGGGCTAATTACTATCCCCGATTTTTATCGGGTTAAGTACGGTCGTACCGTCGAGCTGATCGCGGCCTGCATTATGTCGGTCAGCTTTTCGTTCCTGCTGGCGGGGAACCTCGTTGCGGGGGGCTTTATGTTCCAGACGTTTTTAGGGATGAGCTACGTCGGTGGCATTACGTTGCTGGCGACCCTGGTGTTTGCTTACACTGTGTCGGGTGGTCTCTTTGCAGTGGCTTATACCGATGCGATCCAAATTTTGATTGCTCTAGTCGGTACCTTGGGTTTGCTCGTTTACGTACTGGTTAATTTTGGCCTAGACATTGCGCCTGGCACTGGTCCTCTAGCTTTCGAGCAGTTGACGCTAGTCAGTTCAGGCGCTGCGGTTAATTGGGCCAGCCTGCTGGCATTGGGATTTGGCAATATGGTCGCGATTGACTTCATGGCTCGAATTTTTGCAGCAGAAAGCCCAGAAACTGCACAAAAAGCCTGTTATGTAGCCTCTGCTGGCACCTTAATTGTGGGGATTCCCTTTTCGATCATTGCTCTGTCTGCAAACAGCATCCTCGAACAGGCCGGTGTAGTCGCCGAGGGGCCAGTCCTGTTTGCCCTACTGCAAAACGTTGTGCCGCCTGTACTGGGCCTATTAGTATTGGCAGCTATTTTGTCGGCCTCTCTCTCCACAGCCGATGGAGCTATTTTAGGGACTTCTTCGGTATTGGCTCATAATGTCTTCGGTATTCGTCATGGAGCGACTCACGGAGGAGGGGGGGATCGGTTGCTCATTGTGACTCGCTTGGT contains:
- a CDS encoding sodium:solute symporter family protein translates to MEHTVFSWGIVTFLLGTLGIGVWASKQIKGDSVNFLVAGRGLALPLAAATLMAQSIDSNATLGNTDLSAEFGFWAGAALPIGLSLCLFLTATFLAKPMNRMGLITIPDFYRVKYGRTVELIAACIMSVSFSFLLAGNLVAGGFMFQTFLGMSYVGGITLLATLVFAYTVSGGLFAVAYTDAIQILIALVGTLGLLVYVLVNFGLDIAPGTGPLAFEQLTLVSSGAAVNWASLLALGFGNMVAIDFMARIFAAESPETAQKACYVASAGTLIVGIPFSIIALSANSILEQAGVVAEGPVLFALLQNVVPPVLGLLVLAAILSASLSTADGAILGTSSVLAHNVFGIRHGATHGGGGDRLLIVTRLVAIVITLLGVFLGLRVPQTGVLLLLGFDLGFAGLVVPLLGGLFWERSTRQGALACIIAGSITRLTLFALVPTMFGIDNTLFHIPNALFTTDFDGFPTLISPIVGLVAFVVVSRQTYKPLTVEQPQAKLREKARAL